From a region of the Thermus caldilimi genome:
- a CDS encoding YhjD/YihY/BrkB family envelope integrity protein, which translates to MFRRLLNLYQEAHVPFFAAALAYYALLSLMPLLFLLVGVFGLFLSGSEALREGFLAGVQALTEGLFPARPELAQDLLRFLTRGAFPLTLVSALFLLWSGSNFFAALSYALGFIFGRPPGFRHRLLGLLMPVVLGLALILLALLGLALGFLLRFLPPEWRGAFSPLEAFLPLFLAFLLFLLTYAFFRGLKGFRHLVPLSVGAGVAALLFEGVRLGLPKLLPRSQYELLYGPLAGFVLALLGLYLVLWVFLLGAVVARAVED; encoded by the coding sequence TCAACCTGTACCAGGAGGCCCACGTCCCCTTCTTCGCCGCCGCCCTGGCCTACTACGCCCTGCTTTCCCTCATGCCCCTTCTCTTTCTCCTGGTGGGGGTCTTTGGCCTTTTCCTCTCGGGGAGCGAGGCCCTAAGGGAGGGCTTTTTGGCCGGGGTGCAGGCCTTGACCGAGGGTCTTTTCCCGGCCCGGCCGGAGCTGGCCCAGGACCTCTTGCGCTTCCTCACCCGCGGAGCTTTTCCCCTCACCCTGGTGAGCGCCCTCTTCCTCCTTTGGTCGGGGAGCAACTTCTTCGCCGCCCTGAGCTACGCCCTGGGGTTCATCTTTGGCCGCCCCCCGGGTTTTCGCCACCGCCTTTTGGGCCTCCTCATGCCGGTGGTCCTGGGCCTGGCCCTCATCCTCCTGGCCCTTTTGGGCCTGGCCCTGGGGTTTCTCCTCCGCTTCCTCCCTCCGGAGTGGCGGGGGGCCTTTTCGCCTTTGGAGGCTTTTTTACCCCTCTTCCTGGCCTTTTTGCTCTTTCTCCTCACCTACGCCTTTTTTCGCGGCCTTAAAGGGTTTCGCCACCTGGTGCCCTTGAGCGTGGGGGCAGGGGTGGCGGCCCTTCTCTTCGAGGGGGTGCGGCTTGGGCTTCCCAAGCTCCTTCCCCGCTCCCAGTACGAACTCCTCTACGGACCCCTGGCGGGGTTTGTCCTGGCGCTACTCGGCCTGTATCTGGTGCTTTGGGTCTTCCTCCTGGGGGCGGTGGTGGCGAGGGCGGTGGAGGACTAG